In Papaver somniferum cultivar HN1 unplaced genomic scaffold, ASM357369v1 unplaced-scaffold_135, whole genome shotgun sequence, one DNA window encodes the following:
- the LOC113334041 gene encoding uncharacterized protein LOC113334041 produces the protein MVAGDGGFTEKEVMKEEEAAEDKILMKLLYLMMQKSIVKNNVKQFPIKLKKGLKSQQSQPVNASPSKSAALASKCRTPRKNKSAEPTDHISPTDADTCQRRSSPRFKAAAEPTNPKSTTHSTPPSSAQPETDQPTPYTRKKLFSKTKTVLKATKSKEDDANSKCKTVKHKLDTSTGPCPTIQLRNPTDTFSDFEDEEDDEILHTNQDVQEDEYDVDSDEGKDNDDGDETGGGKELENDDNGSDDKLEEEVVGPSKRRKFVPHGPTQMHAMRLDNTDPKVKVPFNYKDQSVGNPSVHLASCLGVLFRRNILLTYNDWRVVPPQAKANIWKIVEQRFIVPEHYQD, from the exons ATACTAATGAAGCTTTTGTATTTAATGATGCAGAAGTCAATAGTAAAGAATAATGTCAAGCAGTTTCCAATCAAG CTGAAGAAGGGACTGAAGAGTCAACAGTCCCAACCTGTTAATGCATCTCCATCAAAAAGTGCTGCACTTGCTTCGAAGTGCCGAACACCGAGAAAGAACAAGTCAGCAGAACCAACTGATCATATATCTCCAACTGATGCCGACACTTGTCAGAGGCGATCATCACCAAGGTTCAAAGCAGCTGCAGAACCAACCAACCCTAAAAGTACTACACACAGTACTCCTCCGTCAAGTGCACAACCTGAAACTGACCAACCAACTCCATACACTCGAAAGAAATTATTTTCTAAGACGAAGACTGTGCTGAAAGctacaaagtctaaagaagatgATGCAAATTCCAAATGCAAGACAGTAAAGCATAAATTGGACACAAGTACTGGCCCATGTCCAACTATTCAACTCAGGAATCCAACTGACActttttctgattttgaagatgaagaagatgatgaaattttacaTACTAACCAAGACGTGCAAGAGGACGAGtatgatgttgattctgatgaAGGAAAAgataatgatgatggtgatgagacTGGTGGGGGGAAAGAACTGGAGAATGATGATAATGGTAGTGATGATAAGCTGGAAGAGGAGGTTGTGGGACCAAGTAAGAGAAGAAAGTTTGTTCCACATGGACCAACGCAGATGCATGCAATGAGGTTGGATAACACAGATCCAAAAGTCAAAGTTCCCTTCAACTATAAAGATCAGTCAGTTGGTAATCCATCCGTGCACCTGGCAAGTTGTCTAGGGGTGTTATTTCGGCGAAACATTCTGTTAACATACAATGATTGGAGAGTTGTTCCTCCCCAGGCCAAGGCCAACATATGGAAGATAGTCGAG CAACGGTTCATTGTGCCTGAACATTACCAAGACTAA